In Drosophila busckii strain San Diego stock center, stock number 13000-0081.31 chromosome 3R, ASM1175060v1, whole genome shotgun sequence, the sequence TCTTACTAagcacaatttgcataattaattttgccaTTGGAGAAAGCAAAGGTGTCGATGTTCAAGAAGCGCTGCCAGGCAAGCTAAAATTTGCCCATGTGGTAAGTAATATGAGCTTATtgacaaaatgtttgctaccATATGGTGTTTTAGATTTTTCGACATGGCGATAGAATGCCAGTTGACCCATACCCTACAGACCCTTGGAATGATCGCAAGTACTGGCCTAATCTATGGGGTCAATTGACAAATGTGAGTAGTTGCTGCAATGTCTTGTAATCAGCAATTACTATTACTATTTATATCTTGCAGCGTGGTAAGCAACAACACTACGAGCTAGGCAAATGGCTACGTCAGCGATACAGTGCACTTTTGAATGCCACATATAGCAGGGAGGAGATTTATGTGCAATCCACCGATGTAGATCGCACGCTGATGAGCGCTCAAGCTAATTTAGCAGGATTGTATGAACCCGTTGGTAGTGATGTGTGGAATAAGGAGATTAAATGGCAACCAATACCAGTGCATTCACTGCCAGAAGAGGAAGATGTGGTAGCTATAAATACAGTATATTTTTAGAGCGCTTATTCACATTTTGCTATTTACAGATACTTGCTGCCAAGGCGCCATGTCCAGCCTATGACTACGCTATGAAAAATATGTTAGAATCTTCGGAGATGCAAGCTATGCTAGCAAAGTACAAGGAACTCTTTAGCTATATTGAAAGCAATAGCGGGCGATCAATTAAAACATTCTTGGATGCACAgtacataaataatacaatgtTCATTGAGACCCTCTACGGCAAAGCGTTGCCCGTGTGGGCACAAAAGATTTATGGTAGCGCCGATTTTACCGACGTcgcaaattttgcatttgccatcAATACGTACACAAGACAGATGGCACGGCTAAAGGTTGGCCCACTGCTAAAAGATATACTGCAACGAATGGAAAAGAAGACGACGAAGCAACTCAAACCTGACCGCtctgtatacatatatagtgcACATGACACAACAGTTGCCAACTTATTGAATGCACTCAAGTTGTTTGACGTAAGTTTCTTAATAAGCTTGCACCGAAAAAGTTGATGattgaattttttgcataCACAGGTGCACAGTCCACCATATGTGGCGTGTATATTAATGGAATTGCGCGTGGATGATAACGAAAAGCCCTCGGTCTCTGTTTACTACAAGAACACTACAGCTGAGCCCCAGGCCATGGACATACCTGGCTGTGGTAAATCTTGTCCCCTCAACAAGATGTTTGAATTGTATCAGGATGTGTTGCCAGCTAATTGGGCAGATGAGTGCAAGCTTTCTACAATGGCCATGACATATGAGGATGCCAACTTGGGCGCTGCCACAGGCAAGTTTTAAAACTTATGTGTTGTTGCATGTAAATGTCCTTATAACACCACCGAGTTCAATATTTTTCGTTTcgtatataatacaaatacaaatggcATATCATTAGCttactgttttgttttgattacaAGCATATAAGAATAATTCATATTGCTCAAAATTCATTGAAATAAAGTTAAAGATCATTCGgaatacaacaaaattaattacttacaGCTCTGTCGGTTGCAATCAGTTGcagtttattaaacatttttcataattattcTAGGTATACTCATTGTTATCATTGCCGTTTTACTCTGCGTCAGCTATGGCCTAATGATCTTCTATCGTCGCCGcaactataattttaatacgcCCTATGATGAAATGGCGTAAAATATGTTACAAAATACGAGCGCatcaaattacattttgtgttGCAGACTTTGTTACAAATTGTCTGAATTTATATAGACTGTTTTCTTGTTCtcaatttatacatttacattATTACTCCATTTGTTGCCATGCGGATAGTTACAAacttaaattgaatgcatttaatgTTATATGATGCGCACCTATGAATTGATGACACTGTTTTCTTTTAGTTCAAAGATAATGGAAATGAAAAAGCAAAGACTGTGAATAAGTTATCCTCATGTAAAAACATGCGTGCATTTTGCGtataatacatacacacaaaatatattaaaacatatgtataaagcACTTAAGCATACCTGCATTTACGAGTATaggctaaatatatatacataatcgAATTACGATATCATCTTGTTGTATATTGagaatattttttgaaatctAATAAAAGTTGAGcacaaactaaatgaaaatacGCAGCGTTTTATAATATACTAAGATTTGTTTATTACGCATAAGCGATTTATCGacttaattattgttaagATACAGTTAGAGAGTACTAAgtctatatacaaaatacaatacgACTGTAGACAAGAGCGTTAGTCTGCTCAGAGAGCGTAATCGATTGAGTTAAATGTAAGAGGCTTACTCTAGTTCATCAATGTTAACTTTCAgatattaattgttgttttatcaATTACGCAATGTCTCTCTGGACTAAGCTCCTGACGATAGAACCTGTTgaagtatttttattgatttgctttgaCTGAGTTATGGGTGTAGACAAAGATGTGAAACTAGATGAAAAATCTTGCAGATGCACTTCTGTCTATCTATAGGCCTTGTCGTCCGAGTAAATAATATAGGGCTGATGCTGTTGGTTCAGGCTATCGGCACCATCCATTCCCACAGATCCTGCTCCGGCGCCGCTGAAGTAGGACATGCGCGACATGGTGGAGTAAGCTGCCACCGCGGCAGCTTGTTGAGCGGCTGCCGCCTGCTGCGccacctgttgctgctgatggtgttgctgctgctgctgttggcgctgcgTCAGATTCTGCGAGGACTGGTGTATGGAGGCGGGCTTGTGCGGCAGCGTGGCATAGTTGGTCTGGTAAGGAGGCACGGCGTAGAGTGCCCCAGCGCCGTTCTTATAGTTGTAGGCAGCATTGTGGGCGCCCAGCTGCATGGCCGAGGGCATGCCCATCATGGCGGCGCTCTGCTGATACTCGGCATTGCTCATGCGCAGGCGTATAATGCAAATGATTATGATGAGTATGGCTATGAAGGCGACGACGCCACCAACAATGCCAATGATGAGCGTATCGTCGTTGCTTATAATGGGCGACTGCGCTTTGACCAGTGGCGCTTTGGTTTTGATTTTCATGATGGCTGGCGGCGGCGTGGGCTCAACGCTCCAGATAATGAGCGGCTCCTCGGTGGTGCTGCTGCGCGTCACCAGTTGGCTGGATGATCTTAGCTGGGTGGTGCTGCTTCTCAACGTGGTCGAGGGCATGCGGCGGGCATCGCAGGTGAGCTCATCGTCGCCCACCTCAATGAGCTTGCGTCCAGCGAGATAGTCCGGCGACTTGCAAACCAAGTCCGGCATGCCAGAGTTGGGTAGCCAGCGTCGCAAGGCGCGCGCATCACAGTTGCAGTTGATGGGATTGCTGGCCAAGCCCTGCAGCTGCAGGCTAGCACGACGATCCTCCAGAGCATTCAGAAATTGCGGCGCCAGTGAGCTCAGCTTGTTGCCTGCTACATTTAGCGTAAGCTGCGAGGAGCGTGGCACTGGGaacagcagcgctggcggCAGCACGTTTAACGACGTGTTCTGCAGTTGGATAAGCAATTGATGACTCTTGAGACCGGCGAGAGTGCCTGACGAAATGGACTTTAGGCGCTCGCCGCGTATGCCAATGGAGTTGAGACGCGGATGcttttgtggctgcagctgctcgctgCCTATGCTGGCATCCTTGAGCTCAATGTCCATCGACTCCAAGCCAGGCAACAGCTCCATAATGCCCGCCAAGTCCAAGTAGCCCAGCAGCGGCAGATCGTACGCCTGCAGCTCCACCAAGTTGCTCAGAGGCTTGAAGGCATTCTTCTCAATGCGACTGCACTGCGGCAAGTGATTCAAGTGCAGCGTGCGCAGCATTTCCAGCTGCGCGAAGTTGGACTGCGAAATGAGCCCGAAGCTATTGTTGGACACGTCCAGCGCTTGCAGCACCTGTAGCTGTGGCCAGGCCAGAGAAAGTTCATCCAGGGACTGCAGCTGATTGTGTGACAGATCCAGCGACTCCAGCAAGGTGACGCGTTGGAACACCTGCGGCTTGATCTCGCTCAGTTTATTGTGCGACAGATTCAAGCTCTGCAAAAAGGGAGtttccagcagctgcaactgcttgaTGCCCGTGCCTGCCAGGTTGAGCTCCCGCACCGTCTTGGGCTCGTTCAGCACATGCTGCACCGCTTGCTCGGAGAGCGGATTGAAGGACAGATCTATGCTCTTGATGTTGACCATAATGCTGTCATCGCGTGGCAGCTCTCGTATGCGATTGTAGCTCAGATCCACGCAGGAGACAAAATATTGACGCAGCTGCAGAGCTTTGAGTGGCGCAAACTCGAAGCGATTGTGCGCCAGATTAACATTCTCTAGCATGTGCAGCTTGTTGCTCTCAAAGACGCCATCAGACAGCTCTGACAGCTGATTGCCTTCCAGATTAAGCTGCTCCAAGCGCACCAGACCCTCGAATGTGCGCTCGCCTATGCGATCCAGTCGATTATGCGACAGATCcagtagctgcagctgtgtggaATTATGAAAAGCCATCTCGCTGACCATGTCCAGCTCATTGTGCGCCAGACTCAAGGAGCGCAAGCGCGGTAAACGCGCAAAGTCCAGTTCCTCAACGGTCTTGAGATTATTGTAAGCCAAATCCACCAGCTCCAGGTACTGCAGCGAGCTAATGAGCTCTGATGGAAAGTAGGAGAACTTGTTGTGCGCTGCCTTAATCTCGCGCAGACGCGGGTGTATGCGGAACGAGGAGGGAAACAGATAGGTTAGCTGATTGTGTGATATGTCCAGCTCTTCCAGTCCTGTGCCCGTGTTGAAGAACTCGCCCTTGAAGGCAGACAACTGATTGCCATGCAGATCCAAACGCTTCAACTGCATCACATTGACA encodes:
- the LOC108601635 gene encoding prostatic acid phosphatase: MAHSQGYFSMSFILLSTICIINFAIGESKGVDVQEALPGKLKFAHVIFRHGDRMPVDPYPTDPWNDRKYWPNLWGQLTNRGKQQHYELGKWLRQRYSALLNATYSREEIYVQSTDVDRTLMSAQANLAGLYEPVGSDVWNKEIKWQPIPVHSLPEEEDVILAAKAPCPAYDYAMKNMLESSEMQAMLAKYKELFSYIESNSGRSIKTFLDAQYINNTMFIETLYGKALPVWAQKIYGSADFTDVANFAFAINTYTRQMARLKVGPLLKDILQRMEKKTTKQLKPDRSVYIYSAHDTTVANLLNALKLFDVHSPPYVACILMELRVDDNEKPSVSVYYKNTTAEPQAMDIPGCGKSCPLNKMFELYQDVLPANWADECKLSTMAMTYEDANLGAATGILIVIIAVLLCVSYGLMIFYRRRNYNFNTPYDEMA
- the LOC108604348 gene encoding protein artichoke translates to MASWLQLPVVGSVERQLKSLLLLYICWLCCLARDCEAWRPCPELSPALRLPCRCNVVPFAATGQLGAVAMDCDRVVFPGDAPLPFGAPIVAYTQRYSGQQTLPAQALGQLKLPIEELDLSNNLIRRIPEKAFVGLKDTLNELRLANNLLGDNLNPIFSTAELHALQNLRLLDLSGNKIKLIEEGVLKGCMDLKELYIDRNSLTAVPVNSLNGPNGLRHLSLRQNHIATLLRDSFSSQSQLEIIDLRYNMLRSIDSLAFHGLQKIREIKLAGNRISNLNSDVFERLPTLQKLDLSENFFNQFPTVALAATTALKALNMSSNMLQQLDYTHMQVLKSLESLDLSRNSITSIPPGTFRDQHALKYLDLSLNSLRTIEDDALEGLQSLQTLIIKDNNILLIPGSALGRLPQLTLLQMDFNRVAALSADILGSLQAGDIGTLSLSRNVIRELPPGSFQMFSSLHSLDLAGNSLAQVNADTFAGLENTLMQLKLSQNRLTGLGNAPWALPELRGLDLSSNNLGELSMNLFAELENLQSLNLSGNHLAPLSPALFKPLARLQQLDLSHCSIRQLSGDLLAAQQQLKHISLAGNQLQELQDASFLNLFNISSIDLSNNRISSIRAGAFVNVMQLKRLDLHGNQLSAFKGEFFNTGTGLEELDISHNQLTYLFPSSFRIHPRLREIKAAHNKFSYFPSELISSLQYLELVDLAYNNLKTVEELDFARLPRLRSLSLAHNELDMVSEMAFHNSTQLQLLDLSHNRLDRIGERTFEGLVRLEQLNLEGNQLSELSDGVFESNKLHMLENVNLAHNRFEFAPLKALQLRQYFVSCVDLSYNRIRELPRDDSIMVNIKSIDLSFNPLSEQAVQHVLNEPKTVRELNLAGTGIKQLQLLETPFLQSLNLSHNKLSEIKPQVFQRVTLLESLDLSHNQLQSLDELSLAWPQLQVLQALDVSNNSFGLISQSNFAQLEMLRTLHLNHLPQCSRIEKNAFKPLSNLVELQAYDLPLLGYLDLAGIMELLPGLESMDIELKDASIGSEQLQPQKHPRLNSIGIRGERLKSISSGTLAGLKSHQLLIQLQNTSLNVLPPALLFPVPRSSQLTLNVAGNKLSSLAPQFLNALEDRRASLQLQGLASNPINCNCDARALRRWLPNSGMPDLVCKSPDYLAGRKLIEVGDDELTCDARRMPSTTLRSSTTQLRSSSQLVTRSSTTEEPLIIWSVEPTPPPAIMKIKTKAPLVKAQSPIISNDDTLIIGIVGGVVAFIAILIIIICIIRLRMSNAEYQQSAAMMGMPSAMQLGAHNAAYNYKNGAGALYAVPPYQTNYATLPHKPASIHQSSQNLTQRQQQQQQHHQQQQVAQQAAAAQQAAAVAAYSTMSRMSYFSGAGAGSVGMDGADSLNQQHQPYIIYSDDKAYR